One Littorina saxatilis isolate snail1 linkage group LG1, US_GU_Lsax_2.0, whole genome shotgun sequence genomic window carries:
- the LOC138961966 gene encoding glutathione peroxidase 1-like isoform X1 produces the protein METVFSGQQLNMSISHGDKPVPASSVTSFHQLSALLINGHVEALSRYEGRVCLVVNMATGDQATKQELTQLNELATALGPRGLCVLMFPCNQFGGLEPFNGDEIPLILHHVRPGSKFEPRFQLYAKCDVNGSRSSPVFEFLRFRLPQPIDDNMVMSRDLSPITWRPVTRSDVGWNYEKFLVSCEGQPVKRYSNRATMEVIRKDVEGQLKKIPKAVRDHLGLTSPEKQRLTFRDHIR, from the exons GCCAACAACTCAACATGAGCATTTCTCACGGCGACAAACCGGTGCCAGCCTCTTCCGTGACGTCATTCCACCAGTTGTCGGCCCTGCTGATCAATGGCCACGTGGAGGCGCTGTCCCGTTACGAAGGACGCGTGTGTCTGGTGGTGAACATGGCAACGGGTGACCAAGCCACAAAACAGGAGCTCACCCAG CTGAACGAGTTGGCAACGGCCTTGGGACCCCGGGGTCTGTGCGTCTTGATGTTCCCCTGCAACCAGTTCGGGGGTCTCGAACCCTTCAACGGCGATGAGATCCCTCTCATACTGCACCACGTGCGCCCAGGCAGCAAGTTTGAGCCTCGCTTCCAGCTCTATGCCAAGTGTGACGTCAACGGAAGTAGATCCAGCCCCGTCTTCGAGTTTCTCCGCTTCCGTTTGCCTCAGCCAATCGACGACAACATGGTGATGTCACGTGACCTCAGCCCCATCACGTGGCGCCCCGTCACGCGTTCTGACGTAGGGTGGAACTACGAGAAGTTCCTGGTGAGCTGCGAAGGCCAGCCGGTCAAGCGCTACTCTAACAGAGCGACGATGGAGGTCATCCGGAAGGACGTTGAAGGTCAGCTGAAGAAGATCCCCAAGGCTGTGCGCGACCACCTGGGTCTCACATCCCCCGAAAAACAACGCTTGACTTTTCGGGATCATATTCGCTAA
- the LOC138961966 gene encoding glutathione peroxidase 1-like isoform X2, which produces MSISHGDKPVPASSVTSFHQLSALLINGHVEALSRYEGRVCLVVNMATGDQATKQELTQLNELATALGPRGLCVLMFPCNQFGGLEPFNGDEIPLILHHVRPGSKFEPRFQLYAKCDVNGSRSSPVFEFLRFRLPQPIDDNMVMSRDLSPITWRPVTRSDVGWNYEKFLVSCEGQPVKRYSNRATMEVIRKDVEGQLKKIPKAVRDHLGLTSPEKQRLTFRDHIR; this is translated from the exons ATGAGCATTTCTCACGGCGACAAACCGGTGCCAGCCTCTTCCGTGACGTCATTCCACCAGTTGTCGGCCCTGCTGATCAATGGCCACGTGGAGGCGCTGTCCCGTTACGAAGGACGCGTGTGTCTGGTGGTGAACATGGCAACGGGTGACCAAGCCACAAAACAGGAGCTCACCCAG CTGAACGAGTTGGCAACGGCCTTGGGACCCCGGGGTCTGTGCGTCTTGATGTTCCCCTGCAACCAGTTCGGGGGTCTCGAACCCTTCAACGGCGATGAGATCCCTCTCATACTGCACCACGTGCGCCCAGGCAGCAAGTTTGAGCCTCGCTTCCAGCTCTATGCCAAGTGTGACGTCAACGGAAGTAGATCCAGCCCCGTCTTCGAGTTTCTCCGCTTCCGTTTGCCTCAGCCAATCGACGACAACATGGTGATGTCACGTGACCTCAGCCCCATCACGTGGCGCCCCGTCACGCGTTCTGACGTAGGGTGGAACTACGAGAAGTTCCTGGTGAGCTGCGAAGGCCAGCCGGTCAAGCGCTACTCTAACAGAGCGACGATGGAGGTCATCCGGAAGGACGTTGAAGGTCAGCTGAAGAAGATCCCCAAGGCTGTGCGCGACCACCTGGGTCTCACATCCCCCGAAAAACAACGCTTGACTTTTCGGGATCATATTCGCTAA